A genomic segment from Paramixta manurensis encodes:
- the dcp gene encoding peptidyl-dipeptidase Dcp, with amino-acid sequence MRLSIWFLASSLALCSSTFASQAAEKNDRETMMSGEQQNPFSQPSDLPFQAPPFDRIHDADYLPAIKAGMAEKREEVAAIADDPAPPTFENTYLALEKSGQMLKRVLNVFSAMTSANTNQTLQKIDEETSPRLAALDDEIKLNGKLFARLDKVYQQRVTLSLDSESRRLIEVTWQAFQLAGASLSDKDKSALKTLNQEAATLSTQFTNRLLAATKQGALNIDERSKLSGLSESEIAAASEAANARGLHDRWLLVLQNTTQQPDLQSLHDRATREALFNASWNRAEKGDSNDTRQLITRLAQVRAQQAKLLGFNSYAEWKLQDQMAKTPDTALAFMRKIVPAATARAKREAADIQAVIDRQKGGFTLAAWDWSFYAEQVRREKYALDAAQIKPYFELNNVLENGVFYAANQLYGITFKLRKDIPVYQPDVRVYEVFDKDGKSLALFYTDYFKRDNKGGGAWMSNFVEQSTLLHSKPVIYNVANFNKPVAGQPALLSWDDVITLFHEFGHALHGMFAAQRYPSISGTETPRDFVEFPSQFNEHWASDPQVFKHFARHYQTGAEMPQALHDKIIKADKFNKGYDMTELLAAALLDMHWHSLPATAPLQDADRFEQQALAADNLNLPAVPPRYRSSYFQHIWGNGYAAGYYAYLWTQMLADDGFAWFTEHGGLTRENGQRFRDMILSRGNSSDLKQLYHDWRGHDPEIEPMLINRGLEEQ; translated from the coding sequence ATGCGATTATCAATCTGGTTTCTTGCCAGCAGTCTGGCGCTATGTAGCAGTACGTTCGCCAGTCAGGCGGCGGAAAAAAACGATCGGGAGACGATGATGTCTGGTGAACAACAAAACCCTTTTAGCCAACCGAGCGATTTGCCTTTTCAGGCTCCGCCGTTTGACCGCATTCATGATGCCGACTATCTACCGGCGATCAAGGCCGGTATGGCTGAGAAAAGAGAGGAGGTGGCGGCGATAGCCGATGATCCGGCACCGCCAACCTTTGAAAATACCTACCTGGCGTTGGAAAAAAGCGGGCAAATGCTAAAGCGCGTATTAAATGTATTTAGCGCGATGACCTCGGCAAATACCAACCAGACGCTACAAAAAATCGACGAAGAAACCTCGCCACGCCTCGCTGCGTTGGACGATGAGATTAAACTCAACGGCAAATTGTTTGCACGCCTTGATAAGGTGTATCAGCAACGAGTGACGTTGTCACTAGATTCGGAATCCCGGCGCTTAATTGAGGTGACCTGGCAAGCCTTTCAACTGGCTGGCGCCAGCCTGAGTGATAAGGATAAAAGCGCGTTAAAAACGCTGAATCAGGAAGCGGCAACGCTCAGCACCCAATTTACCAATCGCTTGTTGGCAGCCACCAAACAGGGTGCTCTTAATATTGATGAACGGTCAAAACTATCTGGCTTAAGCGAAAGTGAAATCGCCGCCGCCAGTGAGGCGGCAAACGCACGTGGATTACATGACCGCTGGCTATTGGTGTTGCAAAATACGACCCAGCAACCCGACCTGCAAAGCCTGCACGACCGCGCCACGCGTGAGGCGCTGTTCAACGCGTCCTGGAACCGGGCCGAAAAAGGCGATAGTAACGATACTCGTCAACTGATTACCCGTTTAGCACAAGTACGCGCTCAACAGGCTAAATTGTTAGGCTTTAACAGTTACGCCGAATGGAAGTTACAGGATCAAATGGCGAAAACGCCGGACACCGCGTTGGCATTTATGCGCAAGATTGTACCTGCCGCGACCGCCCGCGCGAAACGTGAAGCGGCTGATATTCAAGCGGTTATCGATCGCCAAAAAGGTGGCTTCACACTGGCAGCTTGGGACTGGAGTTTTTATGCAGAGCAGGTGCGGCGTGAGAAATACGCGCTGGATGCTGCGCAGATTAAACCCTATTTTGAGCTAAATAATGTATTAGAAAACGGCGTGTTTTACGCAGCTAACCAACTGTATGGCATTACATTCAAACTACGTAAGGATATTCCAGTCTATCAGCCGGATGTACGGGTTTACGAAGTGTTTGATAAAGACGGCAAATCACTGGCGTTATTCTATACCGACTACTTTAAGCGAGATAATAAAGGCGGCGGGGCGTGGATGAGTAATTTTGTCGAGCAATCCACACTGCTGCACAGCAAGCCGGTGATTTACAATGTCGCTAACTTTAACAAGCCTGTGGCAGGCCAGCCAGCGCTGCTCTCGTGGGATGATGTCATTACCCTGTTTCATGAGTTTGGTCATGCTCTCCACGGCATGTTTGCCGCGCAACGCTACCCGAGCATTTCCGGTACCGAAACGCCGCGTGATTTTGTTGAGTTCCCTTCACAGTTCAACGAGCATTGGGCAAGTGATCCGCAGGTATTTAAACATTTCGCCCGTCACTACCAAACCGGCGCCGAAATGCCACAGGCGCTTCACGATAAAATCATCAAGGCGGATAAGTTTAATAAAGGGTATGACATGACCGAGCTGTTAGCCGCAGCGTTACTGGATATGCACTGGCATAGCTTACCGGCCACTGCGCCGTTGCAAGATGCCGACCGTTTTGAGCAGCAGGCGTTGGCGGCGGATAATCTCAATCTGCCAGCAGTCCCACCACGCTACCGCTCAAGCTACTTCCAGCATATTTGGGGCAATGGTTATGCCGCCGGTTATTACGCCTATCTTTGGACACAAATGCTCGCCGATGATGGTTTTGCATGGTTTACCGAGCATGGTGGGCTAACCCGAGAAAACGGGCAGCGTTTTCGCGATATGATCTTGTCACGCGGAAACAGTAGCGATCTGAAACAGCTCTATCACGACTGGCGCGGGCATGATCCCGAAATTGAACCGATGTTGATTAATCGCGGGCTGGAAGAACAATAA